A stretch of the Corynebacterium maris DSM 45190 genome encodes the following:
- a CDS encoding C40 family peptidase, whose amino-acid sequence MNKGTEESMHSSKSFRRRRGIVASSTAFLTLMTGAVVAGTAGADEVDDLIAELDGVSEQVSAKNEDVKQLEDDVAASGRTLEELEARAVTAGEKAAEASQLHALFQEEVDGLASAKYRGVAVDSAVSLAAANNPQNMIDRSAYLGALGRDSAQGLADLEEAVTAAAREASAAHAAVAAADFNRSQLAAKHRELDEERLQLQDQIGSIEARINALDGAAAERWENKNQPEAPAAPADASGVVAAALAQLGSPYGWGATGPSAFDCSGLMVWAYQQMGQNIPRTSQAQIAGGASVSRAELQPGDIVGFYPGVTHVGMYIGNGQLVHASDYGVPVQVVSVDSMPWAGASRY is encoded by the coding sequence ATGAATAAAGGCACAGAGGAATCCATGCACTCTTCGAAGTCGTTCCGTCGTCGGCGGGGCATTGTCGCATCGTCCACCGCGTTTCTCACGTTGATGACGGGCGCCGTGGTGGCGGGCACCGCCGGAGCGGACGAGGTCGACGACCTGATCGCCGAACTGGACGGCGTCTCCGAGCAAGTCAGCGCGAAGAACGAAGACGTCAAGCAACTCGAGGACGACGTCGCGGCCAGCGGCCGTACGCTCGAGGAGCTGGAAGCCCGCGCCGTGACGGCGGGGGAGAAGGCCGCCGAGGCGAGCCAGCTGCATGCCCTCTTCCAGGAAGAGGTCGACGGCCTGGCGTCGGCCAAGTACCGCGGCGTGGCCGTGGACTCAGCGGTGAGTCTGGCGGCCGCGAACAACCCGCAGAACATGATCGACCGTTCCGCCTACCTGGGGGCGCTCGGCCGGGACTCCGCGCAGGGCCTCGCCGACTTGGAGGAGGCCGTGACCGCGGCGGCGCGGGAGGCCTCGGCCGCCCACGCGGCGGTGGCCGCGGCTGACTTCAACCGCTCCCAGCTGGCGGCGAAGCACCGCGAGCTCGACGAGGAGCGCCTGCAGCTGCAGGATCAGATCGGGTCGATCGAGGCGCGGATCAACGCCCTGGACGGTGCGGCAGCCGAGCGGTGGGAGAACAAGAACCAGCCGGAGGCGCCGGCCGCGCCGGCGGACGCGTCCGGCGTCGTGGCGGCGGCGTTGGCCCAGCTCGGCTCTCCCTACGGATGGGGCGCCACGGGTCCGAGCGCTTTCGACTGCTCCGGGCTGATGGTGTGGGCCTACCAACAGATGGGGCAGAACATCCCGCGGACCTCCCAGGCGCAGATCGCCGGCGGCGCCTCCGTCAGCCGCGCGGAGTTGCAGCCCGGCGACATCGTCGGGTTCTACCCCGGGGTGACGCACGTGGGCATGTACATCGGCAACGGCCAGCTCGTCCACGCCTCCGACTACGGGGTCCCGGTGCAGGTGGTCAGCGTCGACTCCATGCCGTGGGCGGGGGCTTCGCGCTACTAG